tgaatagggtgtgtatggggagcatgagtgggtgtccggcgtgcatttttgtaagtctttggttgtatgtgcatgtgtgagcatgagggagggagtgtgtgactgtgtttgtgtatgactgtatatgtcaggtggggcctttgactcctcccttctcctgggacttctgttGATGAtaaagatcttcgtctcccctctccctgccacacctggtgtgaggggttgtgccttggtctgcctgggttgtggctcccgggtcagggagtttaagatttttggcatctgcctgaccaatcccagtggctgcctggtggggtctgggtccctgggctctgctgggtccgcgacgggggtggtcgcccctgggtcccaggtcgctgggtcctgggctcggccggctagggggtgggaggctgcgggcgggcctgtgggcttgcagctgatatctcccgggactctgccggctgctggttgtggccctccggggcgatcctctgtgcctctcgaggggggcgggggcttttctggtcgcagtctccctggggttcctgtgctctggggcagcgcctggatctctgggacttggagctcaccccgtctcctgcacatctttagggggcagatctgtggcccctcacacgctctattgggcgctcctatagagaaaactcacataaacaagcgcgtgtacacacacaggtgctcacatggtgctctcaaaagtatggacttgggcacgttcaacacatatcttaaggctgtggtgggcacttaatgcactgtgatttattatcgtgtgattgttcagttaaacaatgttgattatatatttctccaTCAAGTTGAGGCagcgatagcttgatcttgttgtattgttgctgtgtcctttttttctcttcttcttctctctttctgcaggtctagaagcagactcttattcatcattgtttatttttgtgggaccccccccccttgtctcttcctttctctttcacctctgactccgtgtctggtcagaattataaagcattcaaaaacaataacaataaagttttaagtgtcaggcgtgacattaaacgcagacgctttgatgcgccacctgagagtaaatccgtaaggcttgttaccagcattcagacatcaattctgcttgcttcacagccggacaggacacgaaaaaagaagaagaaagaaatcaaccatgatttttttagcaattgttttcattcatctttaggtgtgaatgaaacaaatttcaacaaatatttttctaaCATTTAATCATTTACATGCATTacctgtccacctcagtggacagcgtgcattctgaacatgaaatatgttggcttaacttactgaagtccaaatggaagaGCTCAAATactataaagtcttcaacagctgttctTAATaatgcaaataataataataaaataataataataacaattctgAGTACctttccactgtagtgaccattatgcatcaaagggttacgcTGTTAAATAATTACATGTTACTGGAATAGAAATAGaactagaaaattcctgaagaaGTTTTAAAAAGGGACCTGCCACCTGACCAAAGATAGTGTTCATGCACATGTAAAATATGCCACACACTCAAGGGTTAAAAGGGAAACCCTACCCTAATACTTGTAAGAACCGTCAAGAtgtagttctgtaccatccagggaaacaatactaggGTGGATAGTTGATTGCGGTAAGTTACAGTTGAAaatcatgaactttgttttacttgtgtttaaatgaaaaatgaaggttggagaaggcatgtTGAAGACAATTAAAGTTGTGAGGACAAATTTGTGTTCAAGGAAGAACTGCATGAATATAaaatggtgtcatctgcatataaatgtatatgagaactgtcaacagcatgaacaatgttattaatatagattTTAAATGAGGTTCGGCCCAGTATCGACCCTTGAGGAATGCCCAAAGATAGAGGTAGAGAAGCAGATTGGTAATCCTCTGTTCTCACTGTTTGCGTATGGCCTAAGATATAATTTCTAAACCATGCCACGGATGCTTGAGAAAGTCCATTATGTTTGAACCTGCTAAGTAAGATGCTACGGTCTACAGAGTCAAAGGCTGTAGCCAAGTCAACAAACGCAGCCCATTATTGTCAATGGCGCATACGATGTCATTTAGTACTTTAAGGGTGGAAGACACTTTAAGAATTGGCATGCATAATTTGACCTTAACATTTTAAAAGACAATAGCTGTTCTGCAAAGAAGGTAAAACTTAAGTACATGAAAGTCATTTTTTCCCCCACAGTTAAATCTGCCAGCCACATTACTGCTGCAGGTTCAGTGACCCGGTCTGCTGAGACATGATTGGCTGAGCAGCATGTCGGTACTGCCCTGCAGTCGGTCAGAGCAGAGCACAGACCCAAAGCTCCAGTTGTCCTGCTCAGCCTGCAGCTGCAGACAGATGCAAAACACCTTGAAGGAAGCGATCATTTGGCTGTATGTTTGTGCAGAAAGATGGGTTCCTGCAGCTCCAACGTGAAGAACGTCCCAAACGCTCAGAAACTCGTGCAGGAAACTGGTTGTGAGTTTGTTATTTTCTATCTTTCTCTAAATCCAGAATAGATGAGAAAAGGTAGAGcagatcagtaatgtgtgttttgTTTAGACTCTGGTGCAGCGATAGTCTGAAACAGCTGGATGGTTAAGAAAACAAAAGACTGGACAATAGTTTTCAGTTTAAAAGTGGATTTTGTTTTGGGTTGGTTGTTAGACTCTCTTTATAGAAACGGGTCAGAACGTAAAGACTGGGTGATCTCCCGGCCTTGTTTGTGTCTGTGGGCCCCTGCATCTGCCGTGTTCAACTCATCATCTGTTTTCTTCATCTGTGTCGACTCCCTGAGCTGTCCTCACCGATACACACGCTGCTGCAGACGTGGTGAAGCAGATAAAATAAAGCCGTTGGTGTTCCAGTTTCCTTTCTCTCAACACCACAGTGCTGCACTTGATTTAGAAGAGCAAAACATATCAGAAAACTGATCGTTGACCTCAATGGAAACAGCTTTGATCAAATATTTATGTAGATTTATaaagaataaaaacactaaaacagACAACCTCATTCTATTTAGATACAGTTTTACTGAATGGCCTGATGTCAAGGAAAGCAGCATTGAAGCCACTTTTCTCCAGAAAAGCAGCAGGCACCGACTGATGCTCTCCTCTTTAACACAATCAGCTGTTTTATGTGTTTCAGTCTCCTCCTCCCACCTCCTCCGGCTCTACGAGAGGTTTGAGTCTCTGGACAGAGAAAACCGAGGACACCTCAGGTTGGTTCAGAACATCTGAAGTACAAACAAACCTGTCAAAACGAAGAAAGTATTCATATTATTGTCTCCATTTTAATAATTCTGGATGTTTAAAATGTGTCTCATTAGACTTTTGGCCTTTTAAAAGCTGCTTTACTGAATTATTTGTTGGCTTTGATGGTACGCCTGCACATAAACCACCACCTTGGGGCTAAACACCACCCTCCACTGGCCATATGTGAGGTGACAATACTAAAATGTTGCCATAATTCACCATAACTGGTTGGCATGTGTTTAGTGGTGTTACTTTTAAAATAGTAATAAAAGGAATATGTCTTCATTCTCATATTTCAGAGTCAGACTTGTGATGTTGGAGCAGACATTTGAAAGGGAAACAGAGTTAACTCACTATTTAGCAAGAAACCCATCAGTTAGGCCTCTTCCTCGCCCTTAATAAATGAACAATAAACACTTATGAATGATTTCCAAAGTAATAATTACTGATATCTATAAACTCTCTATTATCCATTTATAAGAGTAGCTTTACATGCTGTAGGTTAAACCCAAATGTCCCTTTTTGGATTATAGAAAGGATTTGATGCAAATCTTGTTGTTTTAATTGTTTCATTTGTTGCAGCTCATCACTGATGTGGTGTTTAGGACAGATCAGGACCATAACTGCTTTGTTCCTTCCTCCGTTTGTTTCAGGAAGGAGGATTTTCAAGCTGTTCGGGAGCTTTCCATGAATCCTGTTGGAGACAGAATCATTGGTTCCTTTTTCTCACCAGGGTACTGTAATGATTCGTTAGTTACATCTTggcccataaaatgtgagattccatatgaaatcaatttggtggatctttgaatattactttaaccagaagatcagaactttttattgcagggattacatAACGCTTCGTATTAACCCAGAgacgagagtcaagttttaaagtttaagaagatttatttctaaacaatttaaacaagactaactttaaacactatgtgtataatgtaactaaggtggagtaagttCATCACGCTACAGTACATCATCATGGTGATCAGTTAGTGCACCACACCACTGTCCTTCGTATGTTCAGGCAACACTGTGTAAaaggatgtttatttatttattttttgcatgttGTTTTTTCTTAAAAGTTGTACATAGGGGAAGGATAAGGAACAAACACCAACATCTGTCCTAGATGTTTGTCAGGGAACAGTCAGAGAAACGCAGAAAGAACCATTCAGAGCCAGGCAATAGACAGATGATGACTGACTCCTTCATTCAGAAAAATCACAATTATTTTCACAGAACTATTCTTCATGAAGGCAAACACACGAGTTATGGTTCTGGGTTCACCACCACATTTTATTTACACGTGTTCTGCTGTTTGAGATGTGAGATGATTCATATCTCATGCTTACAATGATTTGAGTTGTGATGGTTGAACATGGTGACAGCAGTGTGATTAGAGCTGTTTGTCTTGAGTATGAGCAGGAAGCAGGAAAACGTACCCCTTCCTTTCGTCCCACAGACAGGAAACGGTGGACTTTCCCTCTTTTGTCCAAGTCCTGGCTCACTTTCGTCACACTGAGAACGACCGGATCAGAGATGGAGCACAGAAAGAGCCAGCCAACAGCACTGCCAGGAGGCTCAAATGTCAgtcgtatttatttatttaccaatGGTTTGAATATTCTTTATGAAAATAACTCATAAACTCTACATCTTCAGTTGTGTTTCAGCTGTATGATCAGGACAGAGATGGAAAGATTTCGAGAGCAGAGCTCCTGCAGGTCTGTAGCAATTATTAGTATACCATTATTTACTGATAAACACCTGCTCTGTGCTCAGTGTATATAGATCTGGCTTCAGTAATGACTCATCAGATGATCTCAGTGCACTGATCTTGGGTCTGGGGTTATTACCACTGCTTCAGTTGAGACAAACACACAAGTTACGCTGAAAAATATATTGCAACCAGTGACTATAAGTGTAAGATGGAGAAACCCTCCTTGACGTCACCCGTAGGTTTCTGATTAGCTGAACTGAAGTCCAGTGGGTGGTTCCCACAAACATCTTGGCCGTGTCACACGTCTCACCGTTCCCAGACATTTGAAAAATGGATCAAGAGGTGGAGCTGTGAGGGTGTAGGCAGAATATTGACACTCACCAACTCTGAGCTGATGTAGCCACTAGTTAACTGAGCTAACCGAGGCTGATGGAGGTTTGTgggtgcttttagccagaaaaattACTCTCACTTCCACgttggcttcaccttctacaggcAAAGTTTGCCACTTGGTTGTAACTTCAGCTCAATAATAAGCCCAAGAACAGTTCTCccatacgcacacacatgcacttgcatgcacacacatactctCATATCACAAATAGTTGTGAGGATGGtcactgacttccattcattttagtgactgcatTATACCTAACCTTAACCTTAGCACCATTCAGTCAATTTTCTGTTAAAAAATTTGGATTCGGTTTTCAAACCTCTCATAAATTCATTTGGTACAGTTGTCCAGGTTTCTTTCAGCAGATCTTAGCTAAATGAAAGTCTTCTTCCCCAAGGACTTATCTCATTGCAGATCCTTCCATAAGGCTTTAGATCCATCCTCCATCATCTACAAGTCCTACAGAATTCTGCTGCTCATCCTACAAGAAAACATGAGCGTATAACACCGGTGCTGCCATTGGCTCCTCATCCAATACAGGATGTTAGTGGTTAAGGCTCTACTTGATCTGGGCCCATCTAACTGCCAGGACCTTTTACACATCCACACTCCATCCAGAA
This genomic window from Nothobranchius furzeri strain GRZ-AD chromosome 9, NfurGRZ-RIMD1, whole genome shotgun sequence contains:
- the chp2 gene encoding calcineurin B homologous protein 2; its protein translation is MGSCSSNVKNVPNAQKLVQETGFSSSHLLRLYERFESLDRENRGHLRKEDFQAVRELSMNPVGDRIIGSFFSPGQETVDFPSFVQVLAHFRHTENDRIRDGAQKEPANSTARRLKFVFQLYDQDRDGKISRAELLQVLREMLGMQVTEEQLQSIAERAIQEANQEANQDKDDAISFDEFRKSMEKVNIDHKMSIRFLE